Proteins encoded by one window of Dokdonella sp.:
- a CDS encoding RusA family crossover junction endodeoxyribonuclease, with translation MSYINHLIKGVPYSRNKSRGNLGAADQWSEQVKLQTTHLPRVKEACALKVTFLLPPDKFPADFPHGPDLDNLLKRFMDALNGTIFADTPGGDSCVVMLTVMKTKVSSPAEAGAHLEVLPVSVA, from the coding sequence ATGTCGTACATCAACCATCTAATCAAGGGCGTCCCATACAGCCGCAACAAGAGTCGCGGCAATCTTGGCGCTGCGGATCAATGGTCGGAGCAGGTAAAGCTCCAGACCACGCACCTTCCGCGCGTAAAAGAGGCATGTGCGCTTAAAGTCACATTCCTACTCCCGCCCGACAAGTTCCCGGCGGACTTTCCACATGGCCCGGACCTGGATAACTTGCTCAAGCGGTTCATGGACGCCCTAAATGGCACAATCTTCGCTGACACACCCGGCGGAGATTCCTGTGTGGTCATGCTCACGGTCATGAAAACCAAGGTTTCTTCGCCTGCTGAGGCCGGTGCTCACCTTGAGGTTCTCCCCGTCAGTGTGGCCTAA
- a CDS encoding serine hydrolase, with product MNPLPRDYSVLSVGAIVFVSLMAPIAACAAEQAFPDAIESDPARLGWMVGAPPPPDRVVRFDDGSYFRFPAMRWSVSNFRQLMPTVNVSRGIGPPKALPRAMRDDIDGVTFTPLGADRQMTWDESLLANYTDGIVILHKGRVVHERYFGVLRPDGQHGAMSVTKTFVGTLAAMMVAEGKLDPARNVADYVPELGSSAFGDATVRQVMDMTTGIRFSEDYSDPTAEVWAHAAAGNPLPKPQDYAGPRSYYDFLKTVGPEGKHGQAFHYRTANTDALGWILARVSGRSVAQLLSERIWSKLGAEQDAYMSVDSTGTPFAGGGLNMGLRDLARFGEMIRNDGRYNGQQIVPKSAIDDIRRGGHREAFAKAGYDLLTGWSYRAMWWVTHDEDGSIMARGVHGQALYINPTAQVVIARFASHPVAGNAANDPTSLPAFRAMARHLMRASR from the coding sequence ATGAACCCGCTACCACGCGATTACTCCGTTCTCTCCGTCGGCGCGATCGTGTTCGTGTCACTCATGGCGCCGATTGCGGCGTGTGCAGCGGAGCAGGCCTTCCCCGATGCCATCGAGAGCGACCCGGCAAGGCTTGGTTGGATGGTCGGCGCGCCGCCGCCGCCCGATCGGGTAGTGCGTTTCGACGATGGCAGCTATTTCCGCTTCCCGGCGATGCGCTGGAGCGTTTCCAACTTCCGTCAGCTGATGCCGACCGTCAACGTGTCCCGTGGCATCGGGCCGCCGAAAGCGCTGCCGAGGGCGATGCGCGACGACATTGACGGCGTGACGTTCACCCCACTCGGCGCCGATCGTCAGATGACCTGGGATGAATCCCTGCTGGCGAACTACACGGACGGTATTGTCATCCTGCACAAGGGCCGAGTTGTGCACGAGCGCTACTTCGGTGTCCTCCGCCCCGACGGGCAGCACGGCGCCATGTCCGTCACGAAGACCTTTGTTGGCACGTTGGCCGCGATGATGGTTGCCGAGGGAAAGCTGGATCCGGCGCGAAATGTCGCCGACTACGTTCCGGAGCTTGGAAGCTCTGCATTCGGTGACGCCACTGTACGTCAGGTCATGGACATGACGACCGGCATACGTTTCAGCGAAGACTACTCGGACCCGACCGCGGAAGTATGGGCGCACGCCGCAGCCGGCAACCCGCTTCCGAAGCCGCAGGACTACGCTGGCCCGCGGTCGTACTACGACTTTCTAAAGACCGTCGGGCCGGAAGGCAAGCACGGCCAAGCGTTCCACTACCGAACCGCCAACACCGATGCGCTCGGCTGGATCCTGGCGCGGGTAAGCGGGCGCTCGGTCGCGCAGCTTCTGTCCGAACGGATCTGGAGCAAGCTGGGCGCGGAGCAGGACGCCTACATGTCTGTCGATTCGACCGGGACGCCCTTTGCTGGCGGCGGCCTGAACATGGGGCTGCGCGACTTGGCGCGTTTTGGCGAGATGATCCGCAACGATGGTCGATACAACGGGCAGCAGATCGTCCCGAAGTCGGCAATCGACGACATTCGGCGTGGTGGCCACCGGGAGGCGTTCGCGAAGGCCGGCTATGATCTCCTCACTGGCTGGAGCTACCGCGCCATGTGGTGGGTCACTCACGACGAGGATGGCTCGATCATGGCCCGCGGGGTTCACGGCCAGGCGCTTTACATCAATCCAACAGCGCAGGTCGTCATCGCGCGCTTCGCCAGCCATCCAGTGGCGGGCAATGCCGCGAATGACCCGACCTCGCTGCCCGCATTTCGTGCCATGGCTCGGCACCTTATGCGGGCAAGCAGGTGA
- a CDS encoding hexameric tyrosine-coordinated heme protein, with protein MTDTWLTTLITDTPQAGFELAITLSRRGVKYTQPDVAVLKKLRPEYAESAEALTAASQVVATNFQTIAAANNYWRS; from the coding sequence ATGACTGATACATGGCTCACCACACTCATCACCGACACGCCTCAAGCTGGCTTCGAGCTGGCCATCACCCTGAGCAGACGCGGCGTCAAGTACACACAGCCCGACGTAGCCGTGCTCAAGAAGCTCCGTCCAGAGTATGCGGAGAGTGCTGAGGCTCTTACGGCCGCATCTCAGGTCGTTGCCACCAACTTTCAGACTATCGCCGCAGCAAACAACTACTGGCGCAGCTGA
- a CDS encoding glucose 1-dehydrogenase, translating into MRLEGKIALVTGAARGIGEAIARAFVAEGAFVYVTDIDQDNGKAVVQSLSHSASFVLLDVRSEEMWRETIELIIQKHGRLDILVNNAGITGFEETDALHDPENASLDAWRSVHQTNLDGVFLGCKYAIRAMRSTGTGSIINISSRSGLVGIPTAAAYASSKAAVRNHTKSVALYCAQQGMKVRCNSIHPAAIMTPMWEPMLGSGPDRESNIAMLVQDTPLRRFGMPEEVAAVAVMLAADESSYITGAEINIDGGILAGSAGTPSK; encoded by the coding sequence GTGCGTCTTGAAGGAAAAATAGCTCTTGTCACGGGCGCTGCGCGTGGAATTGGTGAAGCTATCGCAAGGGCCTTCGTTGCCGAGGGCGCGTTTGTCTACGTTACGGACATTGACCAGGATAACGGGAAGGCTGTTGTCCAATCCCTCAGTCATTCAGCCTCATTCGTGCTTCTCGACGTCCGCAGTGAGGAAATGTGGCGCGAAACCATTGAACTCATCATCCAGAAGCATGGCAGGCTTGATATCCTGGTCAACAATGCTGGCATCACAGGATTTGAGGAAACAGATGCACTTCATGATCCAGAAAATGCCTCCCTTGACGCTTGGCGCTCGGTACACCAGACAAATCTAGACGGCGTATTTCTTGGCTGCAAATATGCTATTCGCGCAATGCGCAGTACCGGCACAGGCTCCATTATTAATATATCCTCTCGTTCTGGACTCGTCGGCATACCTACCGCTGCAGCCTATGCGTCAAGCAAAGCTGCGGTTCGCAATCACACCAAGAGCGTTGCGCTGTATTGCGCCCAGCAAGGGATGAAAGTGCGTTGCAACTCAATCCACCCTGCGGCAATAATGACCCCCATGTGGGAGCCGATGCTGGGCAGCGGCCCGGATCGAGAGTCGAATATTGCTATGCTGGTTCAGGATACGCCACTGAGACGCTTTGGAATGCCCGAGGAAGTGGCTGCCGTGGCGGTCATGCTCGCCGCCGATGAATCCAGCTACATTACCGGTGCGGAAATCAATATTGACGGTGGCATTCTTGCCGGTTCTGCTGGCACACCTTCAAAGTAG
- a CDS encoding ATP-binding protein encodes MQQQMAGAGPTRRWRYRVARARSAVGRFADRLDNDLAAAGIAAEARHGLATVLDELLANVIMHAVRARGCVHVIVRRRGGMVAALLRYRADAFDPTTHACPDQPATLADAAIGGVGIAMVRALTQHFAWRHARGENRVRVELAIPNQTEPAPQPEPA; translated from the coding sequence ATGCAGCAGCAGATGGCAGGGGCAGGGCCGACGCGACGCTGGCGCTATCGAGTCGCGCGCGCGCGCAGTGCGGTCGGCCGCTTCGCCGATCGGCTCGACAACGATCTCGCCGCCGCTGGCATCGCCGCCGAAGCGCGGCACGGCCTGGCAACCGTACTCGACGAGCTGCTCGCCAACGTCATCATGCATGCCGTTCGCGCGCGCGGCTGCGTGCACGTCATCGTGCGCCGTCGTGGCGGCATGGTCGCGGCGCTGCTGCGCTACCGAGCCGACGCATTCGACCCGACCACGCACGCCTGTCCCGACCAGCCAGCCACGCTCGCCGATGCCGCCATCGGCGGAGTTGGCATCGCCATGGTGCGCGCCCTGACGCAGCACTTCGCGTGGCGGCACGCCCGCGGCGAGAACCGTGTACGCGTGGAACTGGCCATTCCCAATCAGACCGAGCCTGCGCCGCAACCGGAACCCGCATGA
- a CDS encoding tetratricopeptide repeat protein has translation MKHRLLSALVVLALSGGIAFAQTYTPLPQPDLSKLDAAEIAQLREARANFDKAIVGKSGVALAELYGDIGAAYARARLIDATRVAIDNAAIAAPLDDRWPYLQGALARMQGKHEVARAAFEKSLKLNGMYLPTRIALAGELLRIDDVDGAGKLLAAALADHEREPALRAMLADVAYRKQHYKEAVAYLEEALRLDPRATALYGALARAHEAAGDTKAAREAQGKIGDVPPFLRDPLLARLLPAPVISNLAATAASPARVPAEQSTSDPREAAIGEAHFLAANGKYAEARGVLDKALTKQANDVALLSTYARIEAADGRVEAAKARATAATRAAPKSVLAWLTQGFIAEVAGDDAGARNAYERATVADPKAPRPQVALGNLALRSGRAADAIAAYRAATTIQPDDAENWAHLLAAEFIAGQCSTGLREAADNARKHARDPLFADLHIRAVSTCPAATPEQKKAVLGQAEALYRQAPEKNLAQVAETYALALAANGRWDEAAETQGSAIYEAATLGDKVATAQYRELFQRFQAKQMPTRPWAESHPLLKPPRPSVPPKPAVAAPPRKP, from the coding sequence ATGAAGCACAGACTGCTCTCCGCCCTGGTCGTCCTCGCGCTGTCGGGTGGAATCGCGTTCGCGCAGACCTACACGCCGTTGCCGCAACCCGATCTCTCGAAGCTCGACGCGGCCGAGATTGCACAACTGCGCGAAGCGCGCGCCAATTTCGACAAGGCCATCGTCGGCAAGTCCGGAGTCGCCCTGGCGGAGCTCTATGGCGACATTGGTGCAGCCTACGCGCGCGCGCGCCTGATCGATGCCACCCGAGTGGCGATCGACAACGCCGCCATCGCCGCCCCGCTCGACGATCGTTGGCCCTACCTGCAGGGCGCACTGGCACGCATGCAGGGCAAGCACGAGGTGGCGCGCGCGGCGTTCGAGAAATCGCTCAAGCTGAATGGCATGTACCTGCCCACGCGCATCGCCCTGGCCGGGGAACTGCTGCGCATCGATGACGTCGACGGCGCCGGCAAGCTGCTTGCCGCGGCACTCGCCGACCATGAGCGCGAACCCGCATTGCGCGCGATGCTCGCGGATGTCGCCTATCGCAAACAGCACTACAAGGAAGCGGTCGCCTATCTTGAGGAGGCGTTGCGCCTGGATCCGCGCGCAACCGCACTGTACGGCGCGCTCGCGCGCGCGCACGAAGCCGCTGGCGACACCAAGGCGGCACGCGAAGCCCAAGGCAAGATCGGCGACGTTCCGCCGTTCCTGCGCGATCCGTTGCTCGCGCGCCTGCTGCCGGCACCGGTCATCAGCAACCTCGCCGCCACCGCCGCAAGTCCGGCACGAGTGCCGGCCGAGCAGTCGACGTCCGATCCGCGAGAAGCAGCCATCGGCGAGGCGCATTTTCTTGCCGCGAACGGCAAGTACGCCGAAGCGCGTGGCGTGCTCGACAAGGCGCTGACCAAGCAGGCCAACGATGTCGCCCTGCTGTCGACCTATGCGCGTATCGAGGCAGCCGATGGCCGCGTCGAAGCTGCAAAGGCACGCGCGACCGCCGCGACGCGGGCCGCCCCCAAGTCCGTACTGGCCTGGTTGACGCAAGGCTTCATCGCCGAGGTCGCCGGTGACGACGCCGGTGCGCGCAACGCCTACGAGCGCGCGACCGTGGCCGATCCAAAAGCGCCGCGTCCGCAAGTCGCGCTCGGCAACCTCGCCCTGCGCAGCGGCCGCGCCGCCGATGCCATTGCCGCCTACCGCGCGGCCACGACGATCCAACCCGACGATGCCGAGAACTGGGCTCACCTGCTCGCCGCCGAGTTCATCGCCGGACAGTGTTCGACCGGCCTGCGCGAGGCTGCCGACAACGCCAGGAAACACGCACGCGATCCCCTGTTCGCCGACCTGCACATCCGCGCGGTCAGCACCTGCCCGGCAGCCACTCCCGAGCAGAAGAAGGCCGTACTTGGCCAAGCCGAAGCCCTCTATCGGCAGGCGCCGGAAAAGAACCTCGCGCAGGTCGCCGAGACGTATGCTCTCGCCTTGGCCGCGAATGGCCGCTGGGACGAAGCCGCGGAAACCCAAGGCAGCGCGATCTATGAAGCGGCGACGCTCGGCGACAAGGTCGCGACCGCGCAGTACCGCGAGCTGTTCCAGCGTTTCCAGGCCAAGCAGATGCCGACCCGTCCGTGGGCCGAATCGCACCCCCTGCTGAAGCCGCCGCGCCCGAGTGTGCCACCCAAGCCAGCGGTAGCAGCACCACCACGCAAACCGTGA
- a CDS encoding MBL fold metallo-hydrolase has product MNPVVRSFHHAESGSWTHVMVDPATRRAAVVDPVLDFDAASGRVHPASARRVLEYVGTAGLVVDWILETHAHADHLTAAAWMQQAIVPRPRLGIGAGIARVQAHFSRVFDVEFDDASFDARFADGERFQIGDLVAHALATPGHTPDGVSYLVGDAVFVGDTLFAPRAGSARCDFPGGDAACLHASIQRLYALAPTTRVFLAHDYPAAGEAPLAETTIGAQMATNIHVRADTSEAEFVKLRTTRDAGLAVPKLLWPALQVNLRGGRLPPAAANGTRYLRIPLRDDC; this is encoded by the coding sequence ATGAACCCGGTGGTGCGCAGTTTTCACCACGCCGAGAGTGGCAGCTGGACGCACGTCATGGTCGATCCGGCGACCCGCCGCGCCGCGGTGGTCGATCCGGTGCTCGACTTTGATGCGGCCAGCGGTCGCGTGCACCCAGCCAGTGCGCGGCGCGTTCTCGAATACGTGGGCACGGCTGGACTCGTGGTCGACTGGATCCTCGAGACGCATGCGCATGCCGACCACCTGACCGCCGCGGCGTGGATGCAGCAGGCGATCGTGCCGCGGCCGCGCCTCGGCATTGGAGCCGGCATCGCCCGCGTGCAGGCGCACTTCTCGCGCGTATTCGATGTCGAGTTCGACGATGCGTCCTTCGATGCGCGTTTCGCCGACGGCGAGCGCTTCCAGATTGGCGACCTCGTCGCGCATGCATTGGCCACGCCGGGACATACCCCGGATGGGGTGAGCTATCTGGTCGGCGATGCCGTGTTCGTCGGCGACACGTTGTTCGCACCGCGCGCAGGCAGTGCGCGCTGCGATTTCCCGGGCGGCGATGCAGCATGTTTGCATGCCTCTATCCAGCGCCTGTATGCGCTGGCGCCGACGACGCGCGTGTTCCTCGCCCACGACTATCCGGCGGCGGGCGAAGCGCCGCTCGCCGAGACCACGATCGGCGCACAGATGGCCACCAACATCCATGTGCGCGCCGACACCAGCGAAGCGGAGTTCGTCAAACTGCGCACGACGCGTGATGCGGGCCTGGCGGTGCCGAAGCTGCTGTGGCCGGCCTTGCAGGTCAACCTGCGCGGCGGTCGCCTGCCGCCGGCCGCGGCGAACGGCACACGATATCTGAGGATTCCCCTGCGTGATGACTGCTGA
- a CDS encoding S1/P1 nuclease: MTAETMACLLGLARAALVVFAVQAGTAMAWSEAGHRIVAAMAEARLSPGVDAQVRALLAVSGAQSMADVAGWADDVRKDPQQRELARATTKLHFINFADARCRYDAARDCPGGQCIVAGIDHYTAVLADRKRPDAERAEALRFLVHFVGDVHQPLHAGYRSDRGGNDHQLQFDGKGTNLHAIWDTQVLRSRRLGWRAYADAIQPRPDLRAAGTPRDWAEESCRISRDDGLYPRSRKLREAYLARMRPLAERRLRLAAVRLADRLEAALGRD; the protein is encoded by the coding sequence ATGACTGCTGAAACCATGGCCTGCCTGCTGGGCCTTGCACGTGCCGCCCTTGTCGTGTTCGCCGTGCAGGCGGGCACTGCCATGGCCTGGTCGGAAGCCGGACATCGCATCGTCGCGGCAATGGCCGAGGCGCGTCTGTCGCCGGGTGTCGATGCGCAGGTGCGCGCATTGCTCGCCGTCAGTGGTGCACAGTCGATGGCCGACGTGGCCGGCTGGGCCGACGATGTGCGCAAGGATCCGCAGCAGCGCGAACTGGCGCGGGCGACCACGAAGCTCCACTTCATCAATTTCGCCGATGCGCGCTGTCGCTACGATGCGGCACGTGACTGCCCAGGTGGCCAATGCATCGTCGCCGGCATCGACCACTACACGGCGGTACTCGCCGACCGCAAACGACCGGATGCCGAGCGTGCCGAAGCACTGCGTTTCCTCGTCCATTTCGTCGGCGACGTGCACCAGCCGCTGCATGCCGGCTACCGCAGTGATCGTGGCGGCAACGACCACCAACTGCAATTCGACGGCAAGGGCACCAACCTGCATGCGATCTGGGACACCCAGGTTTTGCGCAGTCGCCGGCTCGGCTGGCGTGCCTATGCCGATGCGATCCAGCCACGCCCCGACCTGCGCGCCGCTGGAACGCCGCGCGACTGGGCCGAGGAATCCTGTCGCATCAGTCGCGACGACGGCCTCTATCCACGTTCGCGCAAGCTCCGCGAGGCCTATCTGGCGCGGATGCGTCCGCTCGCCGAGCGCCGCCTGCGCCTGGCGGCGGTGCGCCTGGCGGACCGGCTGGAGGCTGCGTTGGGGCGGGATTGA
- a CDS encoding amidohydrolase family protein: MSIRPLALAVAASLLLPSFAGAAEKKKEEPPKWDVQTAHGAQAKTVRFSVDEGTWMDLDVSPDGKTIAFSLLGDLYVLPIAGGTAKRVTRGAAWDVQPRFSPDGRELAFTSDRSGGNNLWRVKIDGSDAVQVTKEDFRLLNNPAWTPDGQYLVGRKHFTGQRSLGAGELWMYHRSGGTGLQLTKQKNDQQDLGEPAVSPDGRHVYYSEDVSPGPFFQYNKDPHGTIYAIKRLDRETGDIETVVATPGGAVRPQPSPDGRSLAFVKRVREKSVLHVQDLDSGEVRPLWDGLSHDMQEAWAVFGPYANYAWTPDSKAIVIWAQGKLWRVDAASGTPAAIAFKAEVEQSLAQPLHFEQTIERGSFQPKMIRDVATSPDGRTLVFHALGHLWLKSLPNGVPKRLTSDAANFEYQPAFSADGRKLLYTTWSDAAQGAIVERELGSGQTRTLTTKPGFYYAPKYSRDGTRIVYAKTAGTSLTGNLNSGEAGIYVMPASGGEARRVAKSGADPQFSTDGRRVLFLTGGGLKKKLQSIAIDGSEPRDVFDLKYVDFVSVSPDGKWVAFTELFNAYVAPMPQTGASIELSKDTKAIPVTAISRDVGSYLHWSNDSSTLHWMVGREYHSRDLKDSFAFVPGAPKELPKPGTDKGIDVGLSAKVDTPTGMFAFTGARLVTMGDAESRQEVIEDGVLVVDGDTIKAIGKSGSVAIPANATVIDVTGKTIVPGYIDVHAHVNHFNGGVVPQQNWAYYTNLAFGITTTHDPSATTETVFSQAELVRSGAMVGPRIFSTGTILYGADGDFKAVVNSIDDARAHLRRMKAHGAFSVKSYNQPRRDQHQQINQAARELGMLVVEEGGSTFNHNMPMVLDGVTSVEHNIPVAPLYADVINLWKETKVFNTPTLVVSYGGLSGEYWWYARDNVWEDKKLNRFFPRETLDARSVRRETAPDWDYHHIEVAKAAKKLRDAGVKITVGGHGQLQGLSANWEIWSLTQGGFSNWEALRAATIDGADLIGLSRQLGSLEVGKRADFVVLNTNPLENIRATIDTRYVAVNGRVFDVEADMAEVGGLGRKAPEFYWQRHRDGRTYGLEYGPTAPCHCPKSGTMHVH; this comes from the coding sequence ATGTCGATCCGTCCGCTCGCGCTCGCCGTCGCCGCCAGCCTGCTCCTGCCGTCCTTCGCCGGCGCTGCCGAAAAGAAGAAGGAGGAACCGCCGAAGTGGGACGTGCAGACCGCGCATGGGGCGCAGGCCAAGACCGTCCGCTTCAGCGTCGACGAGGGCACCTGGATGGATCTTGACGTCAGCCCGGATGGCAAGACCATCGCCTTCAGCCTGCTCGGCGACCTTTATGTGTTGCCAATCGCCGGCGGCACTGCCAAGCGCGTGACCCGCGGCGCAGCCTGGGACGTGCAGCCGCGATTTTCCCCCGATGGCCGCGAGCTCGCCTTCACCTCGGACCGCAGCGGCGGCAACAACCTGTGGCGCGTGAAGATCGACGGCAGCGACGCCGTGCAGGTCACCAAGGAGGACTTCCGCCTGCTCAACAACCCGGCGTGGACGCCGGATGGCCAGTACCTCGTCGGCCGCAAGCACTTCACCGGCCAGCGCTCGCTCGGCGCCGGCGAGCTGTGGATGTACCACCGCTCGGGCGGCACCGGACTGCAATTGACCAAGCAGAAGAACGACCAGCAGGATCTCGGCGAGCCGGCGGTCAGCCCTGACGGGCGTCACGTCTACTACTCGGAGGACGTCAGCCCCGGCCCGTTCTTCCAGTACAACAAGGATCCGCACGGCACGATCTACGCGATCAAGCGCCTCGACCGCGAAACCGGCGACATCGAGACCGTCGTCGCCACGCCCGGTGGCGCGGTACGCCCGCAGCCATCGCCGGACGGCAGATCGCTGGCCTTCGTCAAGCGCGTGCGCGAGAAAAGCGTCCTGCACGTGCAGGATCTCGACAGCGGCGAGGTGCGCCCGCTGTGGGACGGCCTCTCGCACGACATGCAGGAAGCCTGGGCGGTCTTCGGTCCGTACGCTAATTACGCGTGGACGCCCGACTCGAAGGCCATCGTGATCTGGGCGCAGGGCAAGCTCTGGCGTGTCGATGCCGCCAGCGGCACGCCGGCCGCGATCGCGTTCAAGGCCGAGGTCGAGCAGAGCCTCGCCCAGCCGCTGCATTTCGAGCAGACCATCGAGCGGGGCAGCTTCCAGCCGAAGATGATCCGCGACGTCGCCACCAGCCCGGATGGGCGCACATTGGTCTTCCATGCACTCGGCCATCTCTGGCTCAAGTCGCTGCCCAACGGCGTGCCGAAACGCCTCACCAGCGACGCAGCGAACTTCGAATACCAGCCCGCGTTCAGTGCCGACGGCCGCAAGCTGCTCTACACGACCTGGTCGGATGCCGCGCAGGGCGCGATCGTCGAACGCGAGCTCGGCAGTGGCCAGACGCGCACGCTGACCACCAAGCCCGGCTTCTACTACGCACCGAAGTATTCGCGCGACGGCACCCGCATCGTTTATGCGAAAACCGCCGGCACCTCGCTGACCGGCAACCTCAATTCCGGCGAAGCCGGCATCTACGTCATGCCGGCGAGCGGCGGCGAAGCCCGACGCGTGGCGAAATCCGGTGCCGATCCGCAGTTCTCGACCGACGGCCGACGCGTGCTGTTCCTCACCGGCGGCGGCCTCAAGAAGAAGCTGCAAAGCATCGCCATCGACGGCAGCGAGCCGCGCGACGTGTTCGACCTCAAGTACGTCGACTTCGTCAGCGTCAGCCCCGATGGCAAGTGGGTGGCCTTCACCGAACTGTTCAATGCGTATGTCGCACCGATGCCGCAAACCGGCGCCAGCATCGAACTGTCGAAGGACACCAAGGCGATCCCGGTCACCGCGATCAGCAGGGACGTCGGCTCCTACCTGCACTGGTCGAATGATTCCTCGACACTGCACTGGATGGTCGGCCGCGAGTACCACTCGCGCGACCTCAAGGACAGCTTCGCCTTCGTGCCCGGCGCGCCGAAGGAACTGCCGAAACCCGGCACCGACAAGGGCATTGACGTCGGCCTGAGCGCGAAGGTCGACACGCCGACCGGCATGTTCGCCTTCACCGGCGCGCGCCTGGTCACGATGGGCGATGCCGAATCGAGGCAGGAGGTCATCGAGGACGGCGTGCTCGTCGTGGACGGCGACACGATCAAGGCGATCGGCAAGTCCGGCAGCGTGGCTATCCCGGCCAACGCGACCGTCATCGACGTCACCGGCAAGACCATCGTGCCCGGCTACATCGACGTGCACGCCCACGTGAACCACTTCAACGGCGGCGTCGTGCCGCAGCAGAACTGGGCCTACTACACCAACCTCGCCTTCGGCATCACCACCACGCACGATCCGTCGGCGACCACCGAGACCGTGTTCTCGCAGGCCGAACTGGTCAGGAGTGGCGCCATGGTCGGCCCGCGCATCTTCTCGACCGGCACGATCCTGTACGGCGCCGACGGCGACTTCAAGGCGGTGGTCAACTCGATCGACGACGCGCGTGCGCACCTGCGCCGCATGAAGGCCCACGGCGCCTTCAGCGTAAAGAGCTACAACCAGCCGCGCCGCGACCAGCACCAGCAGATCAACCAGGCCGCGCGCGAACTCGGCATGCTCGTCGTCGAGGAAGGCGGCTCGACCTTCAACCACAACATGCCGATGGTGCTCGACGGCGTGACCAGCGTCGAACACAACATCCCGGTCGCGCCGCTCTACGCCGACGTCATCAATCTATGGAAGGAGACCAAGGTGTTCAACACGCCGACCTTGGTCGTCAGCTACGGCGGCCTCAGCGGCGAGTACTGGTGGTACGCGCGTGACAACGTCTGGGAAGACAAGAAACTCAACCGCTTCTTCCCACGCGAAACGCTCGATGCGCGCTCGGTGCGCCGCGAAACCGCGCCGGACTGGGACTACCACCACATCGAAGTGGCCAAGGCCGCGAAGAAGCTGCGCGACGCCGGCGTGAAGATCACTGTCGGCGGCCACGGCCAGCTGCAGGGGTTGTCGGCGAACTGGGAGATCTGGTCGCTGACCCAGGGCGGGTTCAGCAACTGGGAGGCGCTGCGCGCGGCGACGATCGACGGCGCCGACCTGATCGGCCTGTCGCGGCAACTCGGTTCGCTCGAAGTCGGCAAGCGCGCCGACTTCGTGGTGCTCAACACGAATCCGCTGGAAAACATCCGTGCCACCATCGACACGCGCTACGTGGCCGTCAACGGCCGCGTCTTCGATGTCGAGGCCGACATGGCTGAAGTCGGTGGCCTTGGGCGCAAGGCCCCCGAGTTCTATTGGCAGCGCCACCGCGACGGCCGCACCTATGGCCTCGAATACGGTCCGACCGCACCCTGCCATTGCCCGAAGTCGGGGACCATGCACGTGCATTGA
- a CDS encoding EscF/YscF/HrpA family type III secretion system needle major subunit, producing the protein MSIGGGGNFLSSIGSIVGGIFGGPIGAMVGQLAGQLLSSVVDQVIDQLPVDQAFKDLISAGFKAGMGDVGGAIQDANQFIEDLGRSMGGSQSDISSMQRSLEDFRNEVRDLFTQALAREAIEKEEEGSGQCSGKTTQRGGTAGGGAGWLRAMAEALGKQCDQLADELQEAVDNIDKEDPSTMVEFQTISQQFSMLMNATTTAIKTIGEAMTAVGRKQ; encoded by the coding sequence ATGTCTATCGGTGGCGGCGGCAATTTCCTCAGCAGCATCGGCTCGATCGTCGGCGGCATCTTCGGCGGCCCCATCGGCGCCATGGTCGGTCAGCTCGCCGGTCAGCTGCTTTCCTCGGTGGTCGACCAGGTCATCGACCAGCTCCCGGTCGACCAGGCGTTCAAGGACCTCATCAGCGCGGGTTTCAAGGCCGGCATGGGCGATGTCGGCGGGGCGATCCAGGACGCCAACCAGTTCATCGAGGATCTCGGCCGCTCGATGGGCGGTTCGCAGTCCGACATTTCTTCGATGCAGCGCTCGCTCGAGGACTTCAGGAACGAGGTCCGCGACCTGTTCACCCAGGCACTGGCGCGCGAAGCCATCGAGAAGGAAGAGGAAGGTTCGGGCCAGTGCTCGGGCAAGACCACGCAGCGTGGCGGCACGGCTGGCGGCGGCGCGGGCTGGCTGCGCGCCATGGCCGAGGCGCTCGGCAAGCAGTGTGACCAGCTCGCCGACGAGCTGCAGGAAGCGGTCGACAACATCGACAAGGAAGACCCGAGCACGATGGTCGAGTTCCAGACGATCTCGCAGCAGTTCAGCATGCTGATGAACGCGACGACGACCGCCATCAAGACGATCGGCGAAGCGATGACCGCGGTGGGCCGCAAGCAGTAA